One window of the Bombus pyrosoma isolate SC7728 linkage group LG5, ASM1482585v1, whole genome shotgun sequence genome contains the following:
- the LOC122567513 gene encoding papilin isoform X6, with translation MTAIRSTWSSVLLIFIIGLCLHDVFAKHHHIKLRHERHRRQHGESYLPSSFVLDTDEPEQGTWGPWSTPSSCSRSCGGGVAHQTRQCLDIDDNGYNRCSGASRRFFSCNIQECPGEPKDFRAEQCAEFNNVPFEGIHYDWIPYTGGPNKCELNCMPRGERFFYRHKQMVIDGTPCEIEKNDVCVGGKCMHVGCDMMLGSDVKEDACRECGGDGSNCNTVSGLFDTDDLQVGYIDIILIPQAATNVIIKEIKPSNNYLAIRNTSGSYYLNGNWRIDFPRSLKFAGTIFHYSRDPQGFSAPDTITALGPTSEPIYVVLLYQDHNVGVHYEYSVPKRISQQNDADSYTWITDEFSSCSATCGGGYQSRRVACVRRRDRQPVDESLCDPQMEPDTTDACNVDPCPPVWVEGEWGPCSKHCGEGGEQSRGIKCEQVISGGIPTVVDDSQCLEKVGPKGPTKQECNKNVTCPQFHVGPWKPCDHLCGPGKQTRKVTCYMKVNGKIQLLKDQACEGEVPKSEKPCELRPCAGLDWVTSDWSGCDDKCGLTEETRTTYCATQDGTVYPDEKCDAEKKPELTRDCEAEKDCEFLWFASQWSDCSAKCGSGVQTRKVFCGTFDDETVKKVPDEKCDADKKFNETKNCTAKEECKGEWFAGPWSKCSKPCGGGTMNRKVICMKANMTVTLSNCDSNTIIFSMENCNNQACEEDEVIPMQPEKIPDLTEEDEECEVYEDENFVTVSSSLTPSDKSSKMLDLTEATPLSSPDMGDTTGSDIYDKMQGDAGYTRGDISPGEMETGEGSGTDFTDIYTYTSGFESTFEGSGTNEVTEDGELFATEFGMTEIGVTEEIESTMDSTDESTVESMTESDGTDMTTESGATEETTTGSSDETTEMLESTESGPTEATESTESGPTTSSSETESTVTEQTISIEMTPTEESAVTFETTSEVEETGMTGETTESGATEESTESGSTEPTMSTESGATEETTESGVTTESTPIEITESTESGATTESGATTEPGATTESGATTESGATTETGATTESGATTESGATTEPGATEITESTESGATEVTESTESGATTESGATTESGATTESGATTESGATTESGTTIESGATTESGATTESGATTESGATTESGATTESTESGATTETTESGPTETTESGMTTESGMTTEPGKTTTEQTTVSGETTESGATTESGETTESGATTESGETTVSGVTDTTVSGLTPVTEEAKSEVTEKIDRLYGFWTTIGPEETTRKHRVCKVLRKKTCKASPFGCCYDGITAAEGPFGQGCPTVQTCNDTKYGCCSDGVSAATGPENQGCPESHCKETLFGCCPDGIIAAEGNDFEGCKKPCSETEFGCCPDNETAASGKDNIGCCNVTEFGCCPDGIKPASGPNEEGCEEEITSVTPLTEEYETTTVQEDCANTTYGCCPDGISTATGTNFAGCGVINVENCTISYFGCCPDAASPALGPNNYGCHMPCENSTYGCCDDGSTPAHGPNREGCCLSTPFKCCPDNILPARGPDFYGCGCQYSRFGCCPDNSTAARGPNNEGCGCKYTPNGCCPNRFTPATGPNYEGCPCYTYQFGCCPDGVTIAKGPHGQGCGCENTEFKCCSDGRTPAKGPNFAGCTCDTSKYGCCPDGVEEAQGENFEGCLSVPSTPGAACALEKDRGPCRDFTVKWYFDTEYGGCSRFWYGGCEGNENRFKTQEECKQVCVQPKGKDSCNLPKISGPCEGYFPTWYYDSGRKQCGQFVYGGCLGNANKFKTKEECEELCVTPDDLDPCEQSKEPGPCEGNFTKWYFNAESQACEQFRYGGCKGNDNNFATEIACHQQCLQPGRTRDSCLLPRAEGNCGEKQSRWYFDQSENRCMPFYYTGCGGNKNNFETRDACESDCPTKIEQDTCLLPALLGECHNYTQRWYYDSYEQQCRQFYYGGCGGNENNFVTEQDCFNRCQTTTSTITPSEEDGFRPDFCFLSKYTGQCSEEHVKWFYDSGDGVCKQFVYSGCQSNGNNFDSHEECEYRCGDVQDPCTLPKVIGPCNGVVRQYYYDHQSDSCYEFEYSGCQGNKNRFQDKESCERKCQKHVQTETPANVTVVPIVSVETASKNPICYKTVDPGSCNGDITAYYYDSHNQLCQAFIYGGCEGNANRFQTEEQCERLCGKFHGQDMCNLPVDSGVCRGSFAKYYYDYVNRVCREFLYGGCEGNANRFSTMAECESICIHHEEPVPPGNGTSLSSLSICKEPVDTGSCASGRHDYTKRFYFDDEQQTCRGFIYTGCGGNRNRFKTFESCINTCLTTTNEIDSEENKKDPCAEAREECNMIRCPYGKEEFVDSQDCGRCRCVDPCRTQICPDDTKCAITLVGTEDGTEYRGVCRSVTKPGRCPSVSNSTRCEQECLTDADCAGEMKCCNNGCGASCLEPAVDEVQSTTPRPVITARPVGSEPASIKPPEEPNVSAQEGGYVTLKCVAFGHPKPTITWRKGTMLIAASESRRRILLDGSLQIINLDRYDGGTYVCTADNGLGPPVRVEYQLVVTEPRELAAAIIGEPNTSVTVTMNSPISLHCYAWGWPRPFVTWWQGDRMLPLSSEIYEQDSDYTLLIRTVTLPTLGVYTCQAFNAIGRAASWSVVLQAVGPVYNINPEYEQYLKYLVDPPKKDENILYPYRPNRTQTTDFHTYGIVYTTRQTHISTVNPIGYTTLDFGSRFRVPVTANISIGQNQFPEGSDVTIACNVDGYPIPRVFWYKDNELIHQNNRIQITDLNRLVISDANREDSGQYRCEANNDYSSAFAMVDIQVAGIFIHPNCQDNSFFAKCDLIVKARYCTHKYYAKFCCRSCTEAGQLPSRGPHLNTSRRRRRYILKNLV, from the exons GAATGTCCCGGTGAACCGAAGGACTTCCGAGCAGAGCAGTGCGCCGAATTCAACAACGTTCCGTTCGAAGGAATTCACTATGA TTGGATTCCGTACACCGGCGGGCCGAACAAGTGCGAATTGAATTGCATGCCGCGCGGCGAGCGTTTCTTCTACAGGCACAAACAGATGGTGATCGACGGGACGCCATGCGAGATCGAGAAGAACGACGTCTGTGTCGGAGGCAAATGCATG CACGTCGGATGTGACATGATGCTTGGAAGCGACGTGAAGGAGGATGCATGCAGAGAATGCGGTGGTGATGGATCCAACTGTAACACCGTTTCCGGTTTATTCGATACCGACGATCTTCAAGTGG GATACATCGATATTATACTGATCCCGCAGGCTGCAACAAACGtgattataaaagaaatcaaacCGTCGAACAATTATCTAG CTATTAGAAACACTTCAGGCAGTTATTATCTAAATGGAAACTGGAGGATAGATTTTCCACGAAGCTTAAAATTTGCCGGAACCATATTCCATTATTCGAGAGATCCGCAAGGTTTCTCGGCACCCGATACCATTACCGCCTTAGGGCCGACGAGTGAACCAATTTACGTGGTG CTTTTGTATCAAGACCACAATGTCGGCGTGCATTACGAGTATAGCGTGCCGAAGAGAATCTCGCAGCAAAATGATGCGGATAGCTACACATGGATAACCGATGAATTTTCCAGCTGCAGTGCGACTTGTGGCGGAG GTTACCAATCGAGACGAGTGGCCTGCGTACGAAGAAGGGACAGGCAACCGGTGGATGAGAGCCTTTGCGATCCACAGATGGAACCAGATACAACCGACGCCTGTAACGTGGATCCATGTCCACCTGTGTGGGTGGAGGGCGAGTGGGGTCCTTGTAGCAAGCATTGCGGCGAAGGAGGTGAGCAGAGCAGAGGGATCAAATGCGAACAGGTCATCTCTGGTGGAATCCCTACGGTGGTGGACGATAGTCAGTGTCTGGAGAAGGTGGGACCAAAAGGGCCGACCAAACAGGAGTGTAACAAGAACGTGACGTGCCCACAATTTCACGTTGGACCCTGGAAACCG TGTGATCATTTATGCGGTCCGGGGAAGCAAACGAGAAAAGTGACGTGTTACATGAAGGTGAACGGAAAGATTCAACTGCTGAAGGATCAGGCCTGCGAGGGAGAGGTTCCCAAGTCTGAGAAACCTTGCGAATTGAGACCTTGCGCCGGCCTCGACTGGGTCACGTCGGATTGGAGTGGA TGCGACGACAAATGTGGTCTGACTGAAGAGACCAGGACCACGTACTGCGCTACTCAAGATGGGACCGTTTATCCGGACGAAAAATGCGACGCTGAAAAGAAGCCGGAATTGACGCGAGATTGCGAAGCTGAAAAGGATTGCGAATTCCTCTGGTTCGCCTCTCAATGGAGCGAT TGTTCAGCGAAATGTGGGTCAGGTGTACAGACACGCAAGGTGTTCTGTGGCACGTTCGATGATGAAACGGTGAAGAAAGTGCCAGACGAGAAGTGCGACGCAGACAAGAAAttcaacgaaacgaagaacTGCACCGCCAAGGAAGAGTGCAAAGGTGAATGGTTCGCTGGTCCGTGGAGCAAg TGCTCGAAACCGTGTGGTGGTGGCACGATGAACCGCAAGGTGATTTGCATGAAAGCCAACATGACGGTCACATTGAGCAACTGCGACTCTAATACGATCATATTCTCCATGGAAAATTGCAACAATCAAGCCTGCGAAGAAG ACGAGGTGATACCAATGCAACCAGAGAAAATCCCAGATCTCACTGAAGAGGACGAAGAGTGCGAGGTGTACGAGGATGAAAACTTCGTGACTGTCTCTTCGAGCTTGACACCTAGC GATAAATCTAGTAAAATGTTAGATCTTACGGAAGCAACTCCTCTGAGCTCGCCAGATATGGGTGATACTACCGGAAGCGACATATATGATAAAATGCAAGGGGATGCCGGATATACCAGGGGCGACATATCTCCTGGAGAAATGGAAACGGGTGAAGGAAGTGGGACAGATTTCACggatatatacacatacacatcAGGGTTTGAATCGACGTTCGAGGGCAGTGGAACCAACGAGGTAACCGAAGATGGTGAACTGTTTGCAACGGAATTTGGAATGACGGAAATCGGCGTGACTGAAGAGATCGAATCCACCATGGATTCTACTGACGAATCGACAGTTGAATCGATGACTGAGTCTGATG GTACGGATATGACAACTGAGTCTGGTGCAACTGAAGAAACAACAACTGGATCGAGTGACGAGACTACCGAAATGCTAGAGAGTACTGAGAGTGGACCAACCGAGGCCACGGAATCCACTGAATCGGGCCCAACCACATCTTCGTCGGAAACCGAAAGCACGGTTACTGAACAGACCATTTCAATAGAAATGACCCCTACCGAGGAATCTG CAGTTACGTTCGAGACAACATCAGAAGTAGAAGAAACGGGTATGACTGGAGAAACAACAGAATCAGGTGCCACCGAAGAAAGTACCGAATCAGGATCAACAGAACCAACGATGTCTACGGAATCAGGAGCTACAGAAGAAACCACAGAATCTGGTGTAACGACAGAAAGTACGCCAATAGAAATCACTGAGTCTACAGAATCTGGAGCTACGACAGAGTCTGGAGCTACGACAGAGCCTGGAGCTACGACAGAGTCTGGAGCTACGACAGAGTCTGGAGCTACGACAGAGACTGGAGCTACGACAGAGTCTGGAGCTACGACAGAGTCTGGAGCTACGACAGAGCCTGGAGCTACGGAAATCACTGAATCAACAGAATCTGGAGCTACGGAAGTCACTGAATCAACAGAATCTGGAGCCACGACAGAATCTGGAGCTACAACAGAATCTGGAGCTACAACAGAATCCGGAGCCACAACAGAATCCGGGGCCACAACAGAATCTGGAACCACGATAGAATCTGGAGCTACAACAGAATCTGGAGCCACGACAGAATCTGGAGCTACAACAGAGTCTGGAGCCACGACAGAATCTGGAGCTACAACAGAATCAACAGAATCTGGAGCAACTACTGAAACCACGGAATCTGGTCCGACAGAAACTACCGAATCTGGCATGACAACAGAATCTGGTATGACTACAGAACctggcaaaacaacaacagaACAAACGACAGTTTCCGGCGAGACCACCGAATCTGGCGCCACGACCGAATCAGGAGAAACTACAGAGTCTGGTGCAACCACTGAGAGCGGCGAAACCACTGTGTCTGGCGTAACTGATACTACTGTTTCTGGATTGACACCGGTCACTGAGGAAGCAAAATCGGAAGTAACTGAGAAGATAGACAGAC tATACGGATTCTGGACGACCATTGGCCCAGAAGAAACCACGCGCAAGCATCGCGTGTGCAAAGTGCTGAGGAAGAAGACCTGCAAGGCCTCGCCCTTCGGTTGCTGTTACGATGGAATTACTGCGGCTGAAGGACCGTTTGGCCAAGGATGTCCCACGGTACAGACTTGCAACGACACTAAATACGGTTGTTGTTCGGATGGAGTGTCTGCAGCCACTGGTCCGGAGAACCAAGGTTGTCCCGAATCACACTGCAAGGAAACGTTGTTCGGTTGTTGTCCTGATGGAATTATCGCTGCTGAGGGCAACGACTTCGAGGGATGCAAGAAACCTTGCAGCGAAACAGA atttgGATGTTGTCCGGATAACGAGACTGCAGCTAGCGGAAAGGATAATATCGGATGCTGCAATGTCACTGAATTTGGTTGCTGTCCTGATGGAATTAAGCCTGCTTCTGGACCAAATGAAGAAG GTTGCGAAGAGGAAATTACTTCTGTCACACCTCTCACAGAAGAGTATGAAACAACTACAGTACAGGAAGATTGCGCAAATACCACCTACGGATGTTGTCCGGATGGTATTTCGACTGCTACTGGCACAAATTTCGCAGGATGCGGTGTTATCAATGTAGAGAACTGCACTATATCGTACTTTGGATGTTGTCCTGATGCTGCCTCACCAG CTTTGGGTCCTAACAACTATGGCTGCCACATGCCCTGCGAAAACAGCACTTATGGCTGTTGCGATGACGGTAGCACTCCTGCTCATGGTCCAAACAGAGAGGGTTGTTGTCTGTCGACACCGTTCAAGTGCTGTCCAGACAACATACTTCCAGCTCGTGGTCCAGATTTCTACGGTTGTGGCTGCCAATACTCGAGATTCGGATGCTGTCCAGATAACAGCACTGCTGCTCGTGGTCCAAACAACGAGGGCTGCGGTTGCAAGTATACACCTAATGGTTGCTGTCCTAACCGCTTCACCCCGGCCACAGGACCAAATTACGAAGGCTGTCCGTGTTATACGTATCAGTTTGGTTGCTGCCCTGATGGTGTCACCATCGCTAAAGGACCTCATGGACAAG GCTGCGGTTGTGAGAATACAGAATTCAAGTGCTGCTCAGATGGAAGAACTCCAGCAAAGGGTCCAAACTTCGCTGGATGCACTTGTGACACCTCGAAGTATGGATGTTGTCCCGATGGGGTGGAAGAAGCTCAAGGAGAAAACTTCGAGGGCTGTCTGTCTGTTCCATCTACTCCTGGTGCAGCGTGTGCTTTGGAGAAGGATAGAGGACCATGCCGGGACTTCACCGTCAAATGGTACTTCGACACAGAGTATGGTGGTTGCTCGCGGTTCTGGTATGGAGGCTGCGAGGGTAACGAGAATCGATTCAAAACGCAGGAAGAATGTAAGCAAGTGTGTGTGCAGCCCAAAGGAAAAG ATTCATGTAACCTGCCGAAAATCTCTGGGCCCTGTGAGGGCTACTTCCCTACTTGGTATTACGACTCTGGGAGGAAACAGTGTGGTCAATTTGTCTATGGCGGTTGTCTCGGAAacgcgaataaatttaaaacgaaagaagaatgtGAAGAGCTTTGTGTCACTCCCGATGATTTGG ACCCGTGCGAACAGTCGAAAGAGCCAGGTCCCTGCGAAGGCAACTTCACCAAATGGTATTTCAACGCAGAATCGCAAGCCTGCGAGCAATTCCGCTATGGTGGATGCAAAGGAAATGATAACAACTTCGCGACGGAAATCGCTTGCCACCAACAATGCTTGCAACCAGGGAGGACACGAG ATAGTTGCTTGCTGCCGCGAGCCGAAGGTAACTGTGGCGAGAAGCAATCTCGATGGTACTTTGATCAGTCGGAGAATCGGTGCATGCCGTTCTATTATACTGGTTGcggtggaaataaaaataatttcgaaactaGGGACGCATGCGAGTCTGATTGCCCGACTAAAATTG AGCAAGACACCTGCCTCTTGCCCGCGCTTTTGGGAGAATGCCACAATTATACTCAACGATGGTACTACGATTCGTACGAACAACAATGTAGACAATTTTACTATGGTGGTTGCGGCGGGAAcgagaataattttgttaccGAACAAGATTGCTTTAACAGGTGCCAAACTACTACTAGCACCATCACACCATCGGAAGAGGACGGATTTAGACCAG ATTTCTGCTTCCTTTCGAAGTATACCGGTCAATGCTCCGAAGAACACGTCAAATGGTTCTACGACAGCGGCGATGGTGTCTGCAAGCAATTTGTGTATAGCGGCTGCCAGAgcaatggaaataatttcgacAGTCACGAAGAGTGCGAATATCGATGTGGAGATGTTCAAG ATCCATGCACTCTACCCAAAGTCATCGGTCCCTGCAATGGTGTCGTTAGACAATACTACTACGACCATCAATCAGATTCTTGCTACGAATTCGAATATAGCGGTTGCCAGGGTAATAAGAATCGTTTCCAGGATAAAGAATCCTGCGAAAGGAAGTGTCAGAAACATGTTCAAACAGAAACACCTGCAAATGTTACTGTCGTACCTATTGTATCGGTTGAAACTGCCTCGAAGAATCCGATTTGTTACAAGACTGTCGATCCTGGCTCTTGCAATGGCGATATCACCGCTTATTACTATGATTCACACAATCAGTTGTGTCAGGCGTTTATCTATGGCGGCTGTGAAGGAAACGCGAATAGGTTCCAGACGGAAGAACAGTGCGAACGTCTTTGCGGAAAATTCCATGGTCAAG aTATGTGTAATCTACCAGTGGATTCTGGCGTTTGTAGAGGCTCTTTCGCCAAATACTACTACGATTATGTCAATCGCGTTTGTCGCGAGTTTCTGTACGGCGGATGTGAAGGCAACGCGAATAGATTCAGCACGATGGCAGAGTGTGAATCGATTTGCATTCATCACGAAGAACCCGTGCCACCTGGAAACGGTACCAGCCTCTCAAGCTTGT CGATTTGCAAAGAACCGGTCGACACAGGATCTTGTGCTTCGGGTCGACATGATTATACCAAGCGATTCTATTTCGACGACGAACAACAAACATGTCGAGGGTTCATTTATACTGGATGCGGTGGAAATCGTAACAGATTCAAGACCTTCGAGTCTTGCATTAACACTTGTCTTACCA CTACTAACGAGATCGACTCcgaagagaataaaaaggaTCCTTGTGCGGAAGCTCGCGAGGAATGCAATATGATTCGTTGTCCTTACGGCAAAGAGGAGTTCGTAGATTCTCAGGATTGCGGACGATGTCGTTGCGTGGATCCTTGCAGGACACAGATTTGTCCGGATGACACCAAATGTGCCATTACTCTGGTTGGTACCGAGGATGGCACCGAATACAGAGGAGTTTGTAGATCAG ttaCGAAACCAGGCCGCTGTCCGAGCGTATCGAACAGCACAAGATGCGAACAGGAATGTCTCACAGACGCTGATTGCGCCGGAGAAATGAAATGTTGTAACAATGGCTGCGGCGCTTCCTGTCTTGAACCGGCTGTCGATGAAGTTCAATCGACTACTCCGCGACCGGTAATCACTGCACGGCCGGTTGGTTCGGAACCAGCCTCGATCAAACCACCGGAAGAACCAAACGTTAGCGCTCAGGAGGGTGGCTATGTGACATTGAAGTGTGTTGCTTTCGGGCATCCAAAACCAACCATTACATGGAGGAAGGGCACAATGCTG ATTGCAGCTTCAGAGAGCAGGCGTCGCATATTGCTGGATGGTTCTCTTCAGATCATTAATTTAGACCGATACGACGGTGGAACTTATGTCTGCACAGCTGACAATGGTTTAGGACCACCGGTAAGAGTGGAATACCAATTGGTGGTCACAG AGCCCAGAGAACTGGCTGCGGCTATCATTGGAGAGCCTAACACTAGCGTGACGGTGACCATGAACTCGCCCATATCTCTGCACTGCTACGCGTGGGGTTGGCCTAGGCCTTTTGTCACTTGGTGGCAAGGCGATCGCATGTTACCACTGTCTTCGGAAATTTACGAACAGGATTCCGACTACACACTTTTAATTCGAACCGTCACGCTGCCCACGTTGGGCGTTTACACGTGTCAAGCGTTTAACGCGATTGGCAGAGCTGCCTCTTGGTCGGTAGTATTGCAAGCTGTCGGTCCAGTGTACAACATCAATCCCGAATACGAACAATATCTCAAGTATCTGGTCGATCCTCCTAAAAAAGATGAGAATATTCTGTATCCCTATAGACCTAACAGAACTCAAACTACTGACTTTCATACCTATGGAATTGTGTACACGACCAGACAAACACATATTTCCACGGTCAATCCTATTGGATATACTACTTTGGACTTTGGTTCGAGGTTCAGAG TGCCTGTCACGGCCAACATATCGATAGGACAAAACCAATTCCCAGAAGGTAGTGACGTTACTATCGCTTGTAACGTCGATGGATATCCGATTCCTCGAGTATTTTGGTACAAAGATAACGAGCTGATTCACCAAAACAATCGAATTCAAATTACTG atTTGAACAGACTTGTGATCAGCGACGCAAATCGAGAAGACTCTGGTCAATACCGTTGCGAAGCGAACAACGATTATTCGTCTGCTTTTGCGATGGTGGACATACAAGTTGCTG GAATCTTCATTCACCCTAATTGCCAGGACAATTCGTTCTTCGCGAAGTGTGACCTGATCGTGAAAGCAAGATACTGTACGCACAAATACTATGCGAAGTTCTGCTGCCGATCCTGTACCGAGGCCGGCCAGCTTCCTTCCAGAGGGCCTCACCTGAACACATCGAGAAGGAGGCGAAGGTACATCCTGAAGAATCTCGTCTAA